One stretch of Planococcus sp. PAMC 21323 DNA includes these proteins:
- a CDS encoding LysM peptidoglycan-binding domain-containing protein, protein MLSFKWVKVTAALLLILFTVFSFSSQSQAASSTYISKGNTTSKVVALTFDDGSDGTNINKILDVLSANKVDATFFLTGSGAKNHPSWIKNISTKGHQIGNHSYSHPDFTKLSAAKIKSELATTETTLKDITGKSTKPIFRAPFGASNAAVLKAVGDAGYTHTIQWNIDTVDWKGVSSSQITNKVMNNIVPGSIVLMHTGAGASGTPGALPGMISKLKAKGYTFVTVSELLNLPSTPVSGTNYTVKSGDTLYSIAKKFNVTVPALAKANNITNYNLIRVGQVLTIPGKATPPPATAVKYTVKAGDTLYSIARKYNVTVSDLAKANSITNFNLIQVGQVLTIPGKAAPPPATTVKYTVKAGDTLYSIARKYNTTVAKIAAANSITNVNAIRVGQVLVIPQ, encoded by the coding sequence GTGCTTTCTTTTAAATGGGTAAAAGTCACAGCTGCGTTGCTATTAATCCTATTTACCGTCTTCTCTTTCTCTAGTCAGTCTCAAGCTGCAAGTTCCACATATATATCAAAAGGCAATACGACGAGCAAAGTAGTCGCACTCACTTTTGATGATGGTTCAGATGGCACAAATATTAACAAAATCTTAGATGTGTTGTCAGCCAATAAAGTCGATGCAACATTCTTTCTAACAGGATCTGGCGCAAAAAACCATCCATCTTGGATCAAGAATATTTCAACTAAAGGTCACCAAATTGGGAACCATTCATATTCACATCCTGATTTTACAAAACTGTCGGCTGCAAAAATTAAAAGTGAACTTGCCACAACAGAAACTACGCTTAAAGACATCACAGGTAAATCAACTAAACCCATTTTCAGAGCTCCATTTGGTGCGTCTAATGCAGCTGTTTTAAAAGCTGTTGGTGATGCAGGGTATACCCATACCATTCAATGGAATATTGACACGGTTGATTGGAAAGGTGTTTCTTCTTCACAAATTACCAACAAAGTTATGAATAATATTGTGCCTGGATCCATTGTGTTAATGCACACAGGTGCTGGCGCGTCTGGAACACCAGGAGCTTTGCCAGGTATGATTAGCAAACTAAAAGCCAAAGGATACACATTTGTCACTGTATCCGAATTATTAAATTTACCTTCCACTCCTGTCAGCGGCACCAACTATACAGTCAAATCTGGGGACACCCTTTACAGCATTGCCAAAAAATTCAATGTAACGGTTCCAGCCTTGGCCAAAGCCAATAACATCACCAATTATAATTTGATTCGTGTTGGTCAAGTACTAACAATTCCAGGGAAAGCTACACCCCCTCCTGCTACTGCAGTGAAATATACAGTTAAAGCCGGAGACACTCTTTACAGTATTGCGAGAAAATACAATGTTACTGTTTCAGATTTAGCTAAAGCCAATAGCATCACCAATTTCAATTTAATCCAAGTCGGACAAGTTTTGACCATCCCTGGAAAAGCTGCGCCCCCTCCTGCTACAACAGTGAAATACACAGTTAAAGCCGGAGACACTCTTTACAGTATTGCGAGAAAATACAACACCACTGTTGCTAAAATAGCTGCAGCCAATAGTATCACGAATGTTAATGCCATTCGTGTTGGACAAGTGCTGGTTATTCCACAATAG
- a CDS encoding processed acidic surface protein produces MKRLVVFLVVLGFVLGTLPLSAFAIKSDEAEFNAFLVKINWDKQDYLDYLDSKDWSLDEFDSIDELGTPLTEKGIQLLTEKLELTRTELNELLYEYGDLEYGEDVLDGIYLIFIEDVEYFSEFYMDDYTGTPIDDSNLQQLMDDFGFSSEQELEEFLQGYSDSLENYDYIEELEDSLLFYTEMDDYELDFNGLFTSLGLTEEEVERLIAHLETLNYEDPAFEEKLTQLSNRMMAIGDFETADELTAEQIAEMMDIYSNMINLFELKTTYFFVKDGVKSPVSLATLMTLESTEGADLLIEIYNLKDVFLADILLTADMFGSDLIVDTGKDLSAVETIISAPTVLQKPTASPPSTTKTLKGGKLPVTASNFVPSLLFGLALLLSGIVLFRRLRAEQI; encoded by the coding sequence ATGAAGCGTTTAGTTGTGTTTTTAGTAGTTTTAGGGTTTGTACTCGGTACATTGCCACTATCTGCATTTGCGATCAAGTCCGATGAAGCTGAGTTTAATGCATTTTTAGTAAAAATCAATTGGGATAAGCAAGATTATCTAGACTATTTAGATAGTAAAGACTGGTCTTTAGATGAATTTGATTCGATTGATGAGTTAGGTACACCTTTGACTGAAAAAGGCATTCAGCTTTTAACAGAAAAACTGGAGCTGACTCGCACAGAATTAAATGAATTACTATATGAATACGGTGACCTTGAGTATGGCGAAGATGTTCTTGACGGCATCTATTTAATCTTCATTGAAGATGTAGAATACTTTAGTGAGTTTTACATGGACGATTACACTGGTACGCCGATTGATGATTCAAACCTACAGCAATTGATGGATGACTTTGGTTTTTCATCGGAACAGGAATTAGAAGAATTTTTACAAGGTTATTCTGATTCTCTAGAAAACTACGACTATATCGAAGAATTAGAGGATTCTCTTCTTTTTTATACTGAAATGGATGATTACGAGTTAGATTTTAACGGCCTTTTCACTAGTCTTGGATTGACTGAAGAAGAAGTGGAAAGATTGATTGCTCATTTAGAAACATTGAATTACGAAGATCCTGCATTTGAAGAAAAACTTACACAATTAAGCAATCGCATGATGGCCATTGGTGATTTTGAGACAGCTGACGAATTAACAGCAGAGCAAATTGCTGAGATGATGGATATTTATAGCAACATGATTAATTTGTTTGAACTAAAAACTACGTACTTTTTTGTAAAAGATGGTGTGAAAAGCCCAGTTTCATTAGCAACGTTAATGACGCTTGAATCTACAGAAGGTGCGGACTTATTAATTGAAATTTACAACTTGAAAGATGTATTTTTAGCCGACATTTTATTGACTGCTGATATGTTTGGGTCAGACTTAATTGTTGATACAGGTAAGGATTTAAGTGCTGTAGAAACAATTATTTCAGCACCTACCGTATTGCAAAAACCAACTGCGTCTCCACCTAGTACGACGAAAACACTAAAAGGTGGAAAATTACCAGTTACTGCTTCTAATTTTGTACCCTCTTTACTGTTTGGACTTGCTTTACTTTTAAGTGGGATTGTTTTATTCCGTCGCTTGAGAGCTGAACAAATTTAA
- a CDS encoding class D sortase produces MMNDKHKKRRSKKSLLLFLSIGLVFSGLWFSTTSTATFVKAYMLYKTGNVEAKDFSSKPKSPQIEIAEKPSKKETLNLEYPQKPEVGDLMGELLIPKLEASLPIIHGTDEDELEKGVGHFAQSVLPGENDNSVLSGHRDTVFRELGEIGKGDIFIVKTYAGTFTYKVRQVRIVDQDDRTVIVPKPKATLTVSTCYPFDYIGYAPERYILVADLISSK; encoded by the coding sequence ATGATGAACGACAAACACAAAAAAAGAAGAAGCAAGAAATCGCTTCTTCTTTTTCTATCTATTGGCCTGGTTTTTTCCGGTTTATGGTTTAGCACTACAAGTACTGCAACTTTTGTAAAAGCTTATATGCTTTATAAAACAGGCAATGTTGAAGCAAAAGATTTTAGCAGCAAGCCTAAGTCTCCACAAATTGAAATTGCTGAGAAGCCTTCAAAAAAAGAAACACTGAACCTCGAGTATCCCCAAAAACCTGAAGTTGGCGACCTGATGGGAGAACTACTAATTCCTAAGCTTGAAGCTAGCTTGCCGATTATTCACGGTACAGATGAGGATGAATTAGAAAAAGGCGTGGGACATTTTGCGCAAAGTGTACTGCCCGGTGAAAATGACAATTCAGTATTGTCTGGCCATCGTGATACCGTTTTTCGTGAACTTGGCGAAATTGGAAAAGGCGATATTTTCATAGTCAAAACCTATGCAGGTACCTTCACTTACAAAGTACGCCAAGTTCGTATCGTCGATCAAGACGACCGAACCGTTATCGTTCCTAAGCCAAAAGCTACCTTGACAGTTTCTACGTGCTATCCATTCGATTACATTGGATACGCTCCCGAGCGCTATATTTTAGTAGCTGATTTGATTTCAAGTAAATAA
- a CDS encoding CDP-glycerol glycerophosphotransferase family protein, with protein sequence MILKRFTNKVKRRLVKRVEVEKYYFDEQNLVFQFELSNFLTAKKNAKAEFFINEEIFPLTCEFVHKNRLIVALPKKLLSLVTSSSNIQLTINNKKIWITEHDMYRAGDFQESILIANKLLSTKVKRNIIVNNRFADFYFTDSSIKGAVKSVQYGALTMSIEFSTAMNKDVKNVELYAFNNYQFRVLTGRRDAESNNFVFDDLSEMAAGLWRLFLYMDNKLYSLNLNNDFTESFNTYYHQFKVLRRESFMYLELQPHSMEVDSIVIEEKQDYEFLLLFSLGNRGIDVEYSLQVDEPKSGLLETYPLERNNRLFQTTLPMNVLMDNLFVKRFFLVEHSSEPKVYKFNLDKYTLQTTTTRYKIVSNSQLVKLKFYRRKDLSLGLAMTSAKLKKSISEVKDFQIKGMIGSIEDFIGSKAYLMIEDRMSQESLQVPISGEFSVDLKSLDLIGLKSKDKTVLDLFVVIENSSQEIIRKEKIRYTKAQYKKDNYYSYTKQLDDKGNEHHFMITTTPFNNVKVESFTVRKDVEIPRDTEVKDENVWLMGERTNTAQDNGIVFFKWLQEHTSLEAYYVIEEDSSDYEQIKHLPNILIFGSAKHFEIAFKAKVLLGTHDLENILPYKPAKGFFGYEETIKIFLQHGVLGRKNVEYHKKNYDMPFDLFIVSSEPEKKVIVMDEMGYDDHEVVATGLARFDNLIQVDPPKDILLMPTWRDWINTDEQFLKSEYFLAYSNLIQNEKLLRLLEEYDVNINFYPHYRAQDYFQSEIENMHEHIKFIPLGSQTVQQLLIDHALLITDYSSVSFDFTLLNKPVVYYHFDVEQFFRKGILRPIEETFIGGIGSYEEELVTIIEDRIKSNFANFEYEITGIIKHQDQNNSQRIYDEVQKLIEAKRNS encoded by the coding sequence ATGATTTTAAAAAGATTTACAAATAAGGTGAAAAGAAGATTAGTAAAAAGAGTAGAAGTAGAAAAATACTATTTTGATGAACAAAATTTAGTTTTTCAGTTTGAATTGTCGAACTTCTTAACCGCCAAAAAAAATGCGAAAGCGGAATTTTTTATTAACGAAGAAATTTTTCCGCTCACTTGCGAGTTTGTGCATAAAAATAGGTTGATTGTAGCACTTCCGAAAAAATTACTTTCGCTGGTTACATCGAGTTCAAATATACAATTAACGATTAATAATAAAAAAATATGGATTACAGAACACGACATGTATAGAGCGGGAGATTTTCAAGAATCAATATTAATCGCTAATAAACTTTTATCGACTAAAGTAAAAAGAAACATCATTGTCAACAATCGGTTTGCTGACTTTTACTTTACGGATAGTTCGATCAAAGGGGCAGTGAAATCTGTACAATATGGCGCTCTTACCATGTCTATAGAGTTTTCGACTGCAATGAACAAAGATGTTAAAAATGTTGAACTTTATGCTTTTAATAACTATCAATTCCGTGTGCTAACAGGTAGACGAGATGCTGAAAGTAACAACTTTGTTTTCGACGATCTTTCCGAAATGGCAGCTGGTTTATGGAGGTTGTTTCTTTACATGGATAATAAATTATACTCATTAAATCTGAATAATGATTTTACTGAGTCTTTCAACACTTATTATCATCAATTTAAAGTTCTACGAAGAGAATCTTTTATGTATTTGGAATTACAACCACATTCAATGGAAGTTGATTCTATTGTTATTGAAGAAAAACAAGATTATGAGTTTCTTCTATTGTTTTCTCTAGGAAATAGAGGAATAGATGTGGAATATTCTCTTCAAGTAGATGAACCAAAAAGTGGTCTACTCGAAACCTATCCATTGGAAAGAAACAACAGACTTTTTCAAACCACTCTGCCAATGAACGTTTTGATGGATAATTTATTTGTAAAGCGTTTTTTTCTTGTTGAGCATAGTAGTGAGCCTAAAGTATATAAGTTTAATCTAGACAAATATACGTTGCAAACTACCACGACACGGTACAAGATTGTATCAAACTCGCAGTTGGTTAAACTGAAGTTTTATCGTCGAAAAGATTTATCGCTTGGATTAGCAATGACGTCAGCTAAGCTTAAGAAATCTATTAGTGAAGTAAAAGATTTTCAGATAAAAGGCATGATTGGATCAATCGAAGATTTTATAGGTTCTAAAGCGTATTTAATGATAGAAGATCGTATGTCTCAAGAGTCGCTTCAAGTTCCTATATCTGGAGAGTTTTCAGTTGATCTCAAGAGTTTGGATTTAATCGGTCTGAAAAGTAAAGATAAAACAGTTCTCGATTTGTTTGTAGTTATAGAAAATAGCTCACAAGAGATTATTCGTAAAGAAAAAATTAGATATACTAAAGCGCAATACAAGAAAGACAATTATTATAGCTATACTAAACAATTAGATGATAAAGGCAATGAACATCATTTCATGATTACCACAACACCTTTCAATAATGTGAAAGTGGAATCATTTACTGTGAGAAAAGATGTGGAAATTCCACGAGATACTGAAGTAAAAGATGAAAATGTCTGGTTGATGGGGGAACGTACGAATACCGCTCAAGATAATGGCATCGTCTTTTTTAAATGGTTACAGGAGCATACATCTCTTGAAGCTTATTATGTAATTGAAGAAGACAGTTCAGATTATGAACAGATTAAGCATCTTCCAAATATATTGATTTTTGGGTCCGCTAAGCATTTTGAAATTGCTTTTAAAGCGAAAGTTTTACTGGGTACACATGACTTAGAAAACATCTTACCTTATAAACCGGCTAAAGGATTTTTTGGATATGAAGAAACCATCAAGATATTCCTTCAACATGGAGTATTGGGACGCAAAAATGTGGAATATCATAAAAAAAATTACGATATGCCATTTGATTTATTTATTGTTAGCTCAGAGCCTGAAAAGAAAGTGATTGTAATGGATGAGATGGGCTACGATGATCATGAAGTAGTTGCAACTGGTTTGGCACGTTTTGATAATCTAATCCAAGTCGATCCACCTAAAGATATTTTACTGATGCCCACATGGCGTGATTGGATTAATACTGACGAACAATTTTTAAAGAGTGAGTATTTTTTAGCGTATTCAAATTTAATCCAAAATGAAAAACTACTTAGACTTCTTGAAGAATATGATGTGAATATTAATTTTTATCCACATTACCGTGCTCAAGATTATTTCCAAAGTGAAATTGAGAATATGCATGAGCATATCAAATTTATCCCGTTAGGTTCGCAAACAGTTCAACAATTGCTTATTGACCATGCTTTGTTAATAACAGACTATAGCAGTGTCAGCTTTGACTTTACATTACTCAATAAACCGGTCGTTTATTACCATTTTGATGTAGAGCAATTTTTCCGTAAAGGTATTTTGCGACCGATTGAAGAAACATTTATCGGTGGGATTGGGTCTTACGAGGAAGAGCTTGTTACCATTATTGAAGACCGAATTAAGAGCAACTTTGCGAATTTCGAATATGAAATAACGGGTATTATTAAACATCAAGATCAAAACAATAGCCAACGTATATACGATGAAGTACAAAAGCTAATAGAGGCTAAAAGAAATTCGTAA
- a CDS encoding acyltransferase family protein, translating into MKNLNEINIIRALMCLAIVVTHSISNYLKNIEVDQVAYDQYILWIRFALLCSTPIFILLSETLLSKNYPNGLKKGFFIKRIQYILIPYLLIGLIVSYRGSSKDLTSFIEVAFQKVIYGQWYGFFVIVIFQFYILHWLIGKYLARVNPLGPILVSFAISFAHVYCFVHVATYENFILTNYPLWYKTHIFMWLFYFIVAFYIGQYYEQLVTFLTAKIWIPILTTITSFGIIVYNYIELDYTRISSERYDMLLYSVSVFFLLVTLIRKFNFNNQTLVIISNFSFFIYLTHMIFLPYFVKLAMTFGENFFVYVIIMTFLTISSCIGVAFLFYQNRLTRHITGKIRYLEPISLKQK; encoded by the coding sequence GTGAAAAATTTAAATGAAATCAATATTATAAGAGCCCTTATGTGTCTCGCTATTGTTGTTACTCATTCAATCTCAAATTATTTAAAAAATATAGAAGTTGATCAAGTTGCCTACGACCAATATATCTTGTGGATACGGTTTGCATTGCTTTGCTCTACACCTATATTTATTTTATTATCCGAAACTCTTCTTTCAAAAAACTACCCAAATGGATTAAAAAAGGGGTTTTTCATTAAACGAATTCAATATATATTAATCCCATATTTATTGATTGGTTTAATCGTTAGTTACCGTGGTTCAAGTAAAGACTTAACATCTTTTATTGAAGTAGCTTTCCAAAAAGTAATATATGGTCAATGGTACGGATTTTTTGTCATAGTCATTTTCCAATTTTATATTTTGCACTGGTTAATCGGAAAATACTTAGCACGTGTTAACCCTCTTGGACCGATTTTGGTATCGTTTGCTATTTCTTTTGCTCATGTATATTGTTTTGTACATGTTGCTACCTATGAAAATTTTATTTTAACAAATTATCCATTATGGTATAAAACCCATATCTTTATGTGGCTGTTTTATTTTATTGTCGCATTTTATATCGGTCAATACTATGAACAACTTGTCACATTTTTAACCGCTAAAATATGGATACCGATTTTGACAACAATTACGAGCTTTGGAATAATCGTATACAATTATATAGAATTAGATTACACAAGAATTTCAAGTGAACGATACGATATGTTGCTGTATTCTGTAAGTGTCTTCTTTCTATTAGTGACATTAATTCGTAAATTTAATTTTAATAACCAGACACTGGTTATTATTAGTAATTTCTCGTTTTTCATCTATTTAACACATATGATTTTCTTGCCTTACTTTGTAAAACTTGCAATGACTTTTGGTGAAAATTTCTTCGTATATGTAATAATTATGACATTCCTGACAATTTCATCTTGTATTGGCGTAGCATTCTTATTTTATCAAAATCGTCTTACACGCCACATTACAGGAAAAATCAGATACTTGGAGCCAATATCTCTAAAACAAAAATAA
- a CDS encoding trypsin-like peptidase domain-containing protein — translation MKCNNCGTENVEGSKYCKDCGHLLIQTRNKKHKKRNLTYVIILVLTLLGVGIGSAQLMSDNAEPPEQVETKPEEPEVTKEPEEIEEVEEIEEIEEPEETVPAEEQTVGTVTKVENIVPPSEQEEKIEPKKKEKTAIIKEAQQKVYTVLSEGGQGSGFLFSDTGMVVTNAHVVAGYTDVVVRNINGQDHPGTVVGISGESDIALIHVEAFEGFTPLEAEMGTTDVGTEVIALGSPAGMENTASIGYLTGIDRDFYQEFTYEDIYQIDAKIAPGSSGGPLVDATTGKVIGINSLVMEEGDSIGFSIPLYSMHGQLSKWVTNPMSAEQVAAVFNVYEDFNSYEDEDYEYDIDLEMNFNEANLSEFIGDFRYYYELALKEEDFFYVQNLLVYQSDIYNGISEYIVDISGKGMEFNFTKLDISDVEIFEDYAVVQTEEAFDFKDGAGNWSVQERSKTYTIVMDEYGFYYVSDIVNKE, via the coding sequence ATGAAATGCAATAACTGTGGAACTGAAAATGTAGAGGGCTCAAAATACTGTAAAGATTGTGGGCATTTACTCATACAGACTAGAAATAAAAAGCACAAAAAGCGTAACCTGACGTATGTCATTATTTTAGTGCTAACTTTGCTCGGAGTCGGAATAGGATCTGCTCAATTAATGAGCGATAATGCCGAGCCTCCTGAACAAGTAGAGACTAAGCCAGAGGAACCAGAAGTAACGAAGGAACCTGAAGAAATTGAAGAAGTTGAGGAAATTGAGGAAATTGAAGAACCAGAAGAAACGGTTCCAGCGGAGGAACAAACAGTGGGAACTGTTACCAAGGTTGAAAACATTGTACCGCCTTCTGAACAAGAGGAAAAAATAGAACCAAAGAAAAAAGAAAAAACAGCCATTATTAAAGAAGCACAGCAAAAAGTTTATACCGTATTATCAGAAGGTGGCCAAGGATCCGGATTTTTGTTTTCTGACACAGGAATGGTCGTAACGAACGCTCATGTTGTGGCAGGATATACAGATGTTGTCGTTCGTAATATTAACGGACAAGACCATCCGGGGACAGTGGTTGGGATTTCTGGTGAATCAGATATTGCATTGATTCATGTAGAGGCATTTGAAGGGTTTACACCATTAGAAGCAGAAATGGGCACTACGGATGTTGGAACAGAAGTTATTGCGCTCGGCAGTCCAGCCGGCATGGAAAATACTGCGTCAATCGGTTATCTAACAGGAATTGACCGTGATTTCTACCAAGAGTTTACGTATGAAGATATTTATCAAATCGACGCTAAAATTGCGCCGGGAAGTAGCGGTGGACCGTTGGTTGATGCAACCACTGGCAAAGTGATTGGAATCAACTCCTTGGTCATGGAAGAAGGAGATTCAATCGGCTTTTCTATTCCCTTGTATTCAATGCATGGACAGTTATCAAAATGGGTAACAAACCCTATGTCAGCGGAACAAGTTGCTGCAGTATTTAATGTATATGAAGATTTTAATAGCTATGAAGATGAAGACTATGAATACGATATCGATTTAGAAATGAATTTTAACGAAGCGAACTTAAGTGAATTTATCGGAGATTTCCGTTATTATTACGAGCTAGCATTGAAAGAAGAAGACTTTTTCTATGTTCAAAATTTGCTTGTTTATCAAAGTGATATCTACAATGGAATCAGTGAGTACATTGTAGATATCTCAGGTAAAGGAATGGAATTCAACTTTACGAAGTTAGATATCTCAGATGTAGAGATATTTGAAGATTATGCAGTTGTTCAAACAGAAGAAGCTTTTGATTTCAAAGATGGAGCAGGTAACTGGTCTGTTCAAGAACGCAGCAAAACTTATACCATTGTTATGGATGAATATGGTTTCTACTATGTTTCGGATATTGTGAATAAAGAGTAG
- a CDS encoding DUF805 domain-containing protein, with product MSKEFLDVFKKSLDFKSRSRRKEYWMFILFTSIISVVLSIIEIVLGLEIATDIGLLSTIFTLIILIPSLSVTIRRLHDIGRTGWWVLLSFIPILGWIVLFIFTLLDSEAGSNKYGSNPKEFGHYFKPVSN from the coding sequence ATCTCGAAAGAATTTTTAGATGTTTTCAAAAAGAGCTTAGATTTTAAAAGTAGATCGCGTCGTAAAGAATATTGGATGTTTATCTTATTTACCAGTATTATCTCAGTTGTTTTATCTATCATCGAAATTGTATTAGGCTTAGAAATTGCAACAGACATCGGTCTTTTAAGTACTATATTTACACTCATTATTTTAATTCCAAGTTTATCAGTGACCATTCGCCGCTTACACGATATTGGTCGTACAGGATGGTGGGTACTACTTAGTTTTATCCCGATTCTAGGCTGGATTGTTTTATTCATATTTACATTATTAGATAGCGAAGCTGGATCAAATAAATACGGATCAAATCCAAAAGAATTTGGACATTACTTTAAGCCTGTCAGTAACTAA
- a CDS encoding IscS subfamily cysteine desulfurase: protein MTIYLDYAATSPMRESAIDAYATIARKYFGNTQSLHDKGTDALGLYESCQRTWGDMLRVRGEGIYFTGNASEGNQLAIRSLLRGRKGGNREIVTTQLEHASVLTTLHELEKEGYRIRYVPVNRDGVLDFEEYKKMVTDQTALVVIQLVNSEMGAIQPVAKCVAIAKMNRVPFHCDIVQALGKIPLDLASLGVTSAVCSGHKVGGPKGVGIVWVDPSIHWESTYEGTTHQQGFRAGTVDVPAIVAATIATKEAISEQEKGSQHAENLQSYFREQLPEGVLLIGNDAEKSPFIQGVLLPHVEGQWMMLECNRHQIAISTGTACKIGAGEAMSAMRAIGIAQDAARKFIRISISKNTTKQEIDAFLQVLRTSMLSTMVQ from the coding sequence ATGACGATTTATTTGGATTATGCCGCTACATCTCCTATGCGAGAAAGTGCGATTGATGCTTACGCAACAATAGCTAGAAAGTATTTTGGGAATACACAAAGTTTGCATGACAAAGGTACAGATGCCTTGGGGCTATATGAGTCGTGTCAGCGAACATGGGGGGATATGCTCCGTGTGCGAGGAGAAGGAATTTACTTTACTGGAAATGCCTCAGAAGGCAACCAATTGGCCATCAGGTCTTTGTTACGTGGAAGAAAAGGTGGGAACCGAGAAATCGTCACTACTCAACTAGAACATGCATCTGTACTTACAACATTGCATGAGTTAGAAAAAGAAGGATACCGAATTCGGTATGTGCCTGTTAATAGGGACGGAGTTCTTGATTTTGAAGAATATAAGAAAATGGTGACAGATCAAACGGCTTTAGTTGTCATTCAGTTAGTCAATTCAGAAATGGGTGCGATTCAGCCAGTTGCAAAATGTGTGGCGATTGCCAAAATGAATAGGGTTCCTTTTCATTGTGATATTGTCCAAGCTTTAGGTAAAATTCCTTTAGATTTAGCTAGTTTAGGAGTTACAAGTGCTGTTTGTTCAGGACACAAAGTTGGGGGACCAAAAGGAGTCGGCATTGTATGGGTTGATCCAAGTATCCACTGGGAGTCAACTTATGAAGGAACTACTCATCAACAAGGCTTTCGTGCTGGTACGGTAGACGTTCCAGCCATTGTAGCGGCAACAATTGCGACAAAAGAAGCCATTTCTGAACAGGAGAAAGGCTCACAGCACGCTGAAAACTTACAATCTTATTTTAGAGAACAATTACCAGAAGGTGTTTTGCTCATAGGAAATGATGCTGAAAAATCACCGTTTATTCAAGGAGTGTTGCTGCCTCATGTAGAGGGCCAGTGGATGATGCTCGAGTGTAATCGCCACCAGATTGCTATTTCAACCGGAACCGCCTGCAAGATTGGGGCTGGTGAAGCGATGTCTGCGATGCGTGCTATCGGGATTGCACAGGATGCAGCACGAAAGTTTATTCGAATATCAATATCTAAAAATACAACAAAACAGGAGATCGATGCATTTCTACAAGTGCTTCGGACCTCAATGTTATCAACTATGGTGCAATAA